In the genome of Malania oleifera isolate guangnan ecotype guangnan chromosome 5, ASM2987363v1, whole genome shotgun sequence, the window AGTTGCTCCTCtagtggacgtaggcaaattgtcgaaccacttaaatcttgtgtcttttgatTATTGCCTTCGTTCTTCTCATTACTGAGTGattgtttctttcttattgttcatcattgagtgattgcactgatttttttttttttttttttaattcgtAAGTGTGTGCGGGCTTCCGCTGCCCATCAGTGAACAATAAGTGGTATCAAAGTTATTGGTTCACAATGGTTGGGATCTCTTTGACGAAGTTTGATGTTAATAAGTTCAACGGAATAGGGAACTTCGGACTTTGGAAAAGGAGGCAGAAGTACTTGCTAGTTTAGCAAGGAATGGTGAAGGCTCTATACGAAAAGAAGTCGGACAATATGAAcgatgcaagttggaaggagctagaAGCAAAGGTTGTGTCCACTGTCCGGCATTGTCTGGCCAATGATGTGATGtttcacatcatggatgaggaatcgccggCTATGGTTTGGTTGAAACTTGAAAgttggtacatgtccaagtcacttatgaacaagttgtatcttaaacaaaatatttattaGCTTAATATGGCAGAGGGTCTAGAcctgactcagcacatcaacacattcaatcaaatcattagtgatctaaagcgagttgatgtgaagttcgaggaagaggaTAAAGCATTTATGCTGCTGATTTCCTATCGACGTCTCCTACATATGAAAACCTGGTTACGACACTGACTTGGGGGGAAGgaaccctagagttggaggacataacgagtgcattgctggggttccaccaaaggaagaaggccagcgaAAGGGAATCGGGATCATAGGAGAAGCAAAATTCAGGGTGGATCGAGTAGCCATATAACTCAGTGTAAATCCAGGAAGAAGAAGGACGtatggtgttttaagtgcgggaaaaagggGCACACAAAACCCGAGTGTCTAGAGAAGAGGAAGGGGgttgctgaaaacaaagaaggTTCGTCCAAAACGGTAAACGTAGTAGAAGAAGGGGACTTTgggagtagtgatggtgatattCTCTCAGTTTCATCGAGGTTGGATAAGTTCACAGATTCTTAGATCTTGGACTTGGTGTGTTCTTATCATATAACGCCCAACAAGGATGGGTTCACTACATACAAATTGGTTGATTTTGGTTTCGTTCTTATGGGAAATGATGTTGCATGCAAAGTGATCGGGATGGGGAATGTCATAATTAAGATATACGATGGTGTGGTGAGGATGTTGTGTGATGTGAGGTAGATACCAAACTTGaggaaaattttgatttcattaGGCACCTGGTATTGTAACAGGTTTAAACTGAAGGTGGGGTAGTGAAGGTGGACAAGGGCGTTCTAACCatgatgaaggggaagagagtTTCAGGTAATATATATACACTACTGGGTACCACGGTTATAGGTAGAGCTGCAGCCGTAGAGTCTAAGTTTGATAGTACTGTTCTGTGGCCTAAACCATCGACGGTATCACTCGCGGATGttacaaatttttgaatttgagattaGTTGATTGGGCTAATCGGAGGTATTTCCTCTAGGGGATTACTACGTAAGTGTTTTAGATTAACTATAGGTCTTTTGTACacattagattgttatataatgattattataTAACCCTAGATGGGATAAAGCTTGGTGTAAGTTTCATTGATAGTGAAAATAGTTgctgcttctgtggatgtaggaaAATTGTCAAACCccgtaaattcttgtgttttgattgttgctatcattgattctcattgttgagtgattgctagGTTCATATAGTTCATCATCGAAGGCTTGCTTGCTTGTTCCATTAATTGCTCATGAGAGTTTGTGTGAGTTTTCAGCTATGCACACTCGACGCAAACAATTGGTTTCTAAGGGTTGATTGTTGAGAACAACAATCGGTATCAAACCCGAGTGATTGTTGGCGTGTTGCACAacatttcaagattttctatatttctataattttgtCATATCTCATAACAATTTCTTTTTATCTTAACGACTTTTtagacttcttgatcccaccaccaactttctttaccaCCCAAGTATCTTCTTTTGGAGTCACTTAAAGCCTCTTTTGTTATCCTTTGGATAGAACTCGCtattttattccaaatattatTTACATCAACTTTATCCTATATTCTCCAATCACGCTCTTTgctcatttatttttgaattttactatattttctcctttCAAGTTCAATCATCTAATCCTCTTTTGTTCATTTATGCTACTTCTTCTCTTccatttttaatatgtatataaaatactaagactctatgttgtgtagacAAACTTTCACCCGAGATAACTTTGCAATTTTTACATGGTAGATGCTTTATGTTCttagtttaaaaaaatttctatgacttttattgtactcacttttgaaaattattaagcgttcttctttttctataaaacaattattcaatataaccaaatcgtaagacaCGAAAAAATCTAAGATTGCATAATTGGACTCATTTTTATTTCCATGTCCATGTATCCTCACATACCCTATATTATCCTTCacaatgtgaccattcaaatcacATCCTATAAATGTCTTTTCAGACACCGAGATCCTTTATAAACTACTATccatatcttttcaaaattatttttttagatttcttgCTGAGCCTATTTTGGAAGCACATCCACTATCTATAAAAATAACTTGATTGTAATGATCATATTCCCTATTATTTTAACATCAACTACATTATTTTTTAGGTCTCTATCTACAATAATACACACCCCATTTTTATGTTTATCTTTGCCAATGTACTAAAgtttaaattccaattttttcaattttttttggcTTTCTCTCCTATCCATTTTGTCTCTTGAAGGcaaactaaattaattttccttcaccatgataattataaaattaattcaagttatttttaatataaatttatttaaatttaaattattgaaaCTAGTCACTAAAGCGCATTATGTAcatgttttttttataaaattttatatttattttgataaaataactataaaaaataattaagagtTGAAaggtatttaaatttatttaaaagaatagttataatatattataacagCATTTTGGGATAGTTATAAGTAGTTACATGAGTTTGATAAAAAGATAGAGACTTCTCgtgagatttcaaaaataccataaaccTCTCTTgtgatttcaaaaatgtcacaaacctCCCTTGAACTTTATCAAAAAGATATAGGCATATCCTTACAAAActtgtctttttgtaaaatataaaggAAGATTTGTATCTTTTTTGCAAACTAAAGGGGAGgtccttgaaatttttaaaacctcgggaagatacttgggatttttGAAACATTAGGAAAAATCattatctttttatcaaacctaATGGGAGATTAGTGTCTTTTACCCTTTGCAAAAAAGACAAGTCTTTTTAAGGGAGGTTTGTGTCCTTTTGACAAATTTCAAGAGAAGTCTATATCGTTTTCAAAATCTTAAAGGAGgtcaatgaaatttttgaaaccttaggagaGGTCTTGGTTTTTTGTCAAACCGCAAGGAGGTTAGTTTCTTGTACCCTAAATTTTATctaaaatttacatttaaaaCTTTTATTCAATATTAGTATGGTCTATTTGTGTATTtaattttcctaaattaatttcaCACTAAAATTGTCCTATCATAAGTAAATTTATATCACTTAATGTGTGCATGCCTATAACATCTTTCAATTTCTATAAACTATATACAGTTTTGCAATATTacactttttatttaaatctactaATATTTAACGattattttgaataaataatataaaataatgtgttaAATTACAGTATTGTTCTTAAAACTAATTAtcaaataacatatatatatatatatatatattcgtcgCAAAGTATAGgctgattttttaattttttttaaaaatgaaaattaatttttttattataattttaatttattttatttttataaatattaactagTTGGTTTTTAGTATAATTTTGAACTTGAATACCAAACGGTTGTTACATAATTCATATCTATAATctataatctataataataataataatattattataaaggAGATTCACTATCTCATCgtcaaaaatgtcaaatttatccttataactaacaatgattatttcaaaatactcctTTAACAACCCATAACTTTGTCAAATTTATTCCTCTAATTACTCATAATTATTCAAAAGACATCTATAACTATTtataattatcctaaaatataattatactatttaattttttattattttttaaaattttttaaaattttattaaaaaaatagaaaatcgtTGACCAATTTCCTTTAATTCCAATGGCTAGCCCTAACCGGCTGGataggaaacaaaaaaaaaaagggggacaCGGACGGTCATATGGGCTCCAGGTATATATATCGAAGGAAAGCCAGCAAGAAAGACGAGAGCAGAtcgaggaagaggaagaggaagaggaagagggaTTGTACGTGAGGAAGATCATACAATACCAATTCCCAAACACAATGGGCAAGGAACAATTACAGGTGCTGAATGCCCTGGACGTCGCTAAAACCCAATGGTACCATTTCACAGCGATTGTGATCGCCGGCATGGGCTTCTTTACCGACGCCTACGACCTCTTCTGCATTTCCCTCGTCACCAAACTGCTGGGTCGCATCTATTACCACGTCGACGGCGAGGCCAAACCCGGCATCCTGCCTCCCAATGTGTCCGCCGCCGTCAACGGCGTCGCCTTCTGCGGTACCCTCTCGGGGCAGCTCTTCTTTGGGTGGCTCGGTGACAAACTGGGACGAAAGAAGGTTTACGGCATGACCCTTATGCTCATGGTGATATGCTCCGTCGCCTCTGGTCTCTCCTTCGGAAGAGATCCCAAAACCGTGATGGCCACCCTCTGCTTCTTCCGCTTCTGGCTCGGATTTGGCATCGGCGGCGACTACCCTCTCTCCGCCACCATCATGTCGGAGTACGCCAACAAGAAAACTCGCGGGGCGTTCATTGCCGCGGTCTTTGCGATGCAAGGTTTTGGGATTATGGCTGGTGGTGTGTTCGCCATTTTGATCTCAGCTGCGTTTAAGGCCTGGTTCCCTGCGCCGGCTTATGAGGTCAATGCGGCAGCGTCCACCGTCCCGCAGGCGGACTATGTTTGGCGCATAATTCTGATGGTGGGAGCCCTCCCGGCTGCGCTCACTTACTACTGGCGGATGAAGATGCCCGAAACTGCTCGGTACACCGCCCTCGTCGCCAAGAACGCAAAGCAAGCTGCCGCGGATATGTCGAAGGTTTTGCAGGTGGACATTGAGGCAGAGCCCCAGAAGGTGGAGAATGCGGCCCACAAGAAATCCTACGGATTGTTGTCCAAGAAGTTTCTTTGCCGCCATGGCCTGCACTTTCTGGGAACTACAAGCACCTGGTTCTTGCTGGACATTGCATTTTACAGTCAAAACCTGTTCCAGAAGGACATTTTCAGCGCAATTGGATGGATCCCTTCGGCGAGCACGATGAATGCGATTGAGGAGGTTTACAGAATTGCAAGGGCACAGACCCTTATCGCTCTGTGCAGTACTGTCCCTGGTTACTGGTTTACGGTTGCTTTAATAGACAAAATTGGAAGGTTTGTCATCCAGTTGATGGGATTCTTCTTCATGACGGTGTTCATGTTTGCACTGGCAATTCCCTATGATCACTGGACTCACAAGGAAAACAGAATTGGGTTTGTGATCATGTATTCACTGACTTTCTTCTTCGCGAACTTTGGGCCCAATGCCACAACATTTGTGGTGCCTGCGGAGATTTTCCCAGCGAGGCTGCGTTCCACTTGCCATGGGATATCTGCGGCGTCCGGGAAGGCCGGGGCAATGGTGGGCGCATTTGGGTTCTTGTACTTGGCACAGAACCAGGACAAGGCCAAGGCGGATGCTGGGTACCCTGCAGGAATTGGGGTGAGAAATTCACTAATTGTGTTGGGGGTGGTCAACTTGTTGGGCATGTTGTTCACTTTCTTGGTACCTGAACCCAATGGAAGATCCTTGGAGGAGATTTCAGGTGAGCAAGAGGATGATGAAGATGCCTAGGTGGAGGTGGAGGTGGAGGATTCTTCTTACAGGACAGCCCATGACTTTTAAGTTCTGTTATAGAGCAGTTCCCAATTAGCCCAATGCCACAAGGCCCCCATCTTCATTTCAAGTTTTTGTTCTcgtttcttttattttatattattttcttgcttttatttattttttctggtTCTTATTTGTAACTGCCGTAGTAGTCTCTTTCAAGTGTCCTGTGCATTGTGTACATTCTCTGGATTTGAAGAAATTGGGAGCAATTTTTAGGTTTGTTTCTTTTCATTCTCCGCTGCTTTGTTGTGCGAGAAAAAGGCAGGTGAACTGAGTAATGATAAAGTAATTTATCATAGTCTGTAACTGGTGTGTGAGTATTTtaatattgttattttatttattatcttggaAAAGAGTATGTATATCAGATTGGGTTATGTATCCATATTTAATTAGatcattcattcatgtatttcataaatgcatatgattaattatatgaatgtatTTGAATCTAGGTTTGtatctatttaatatatacatatcttatttattaagtacatggagAATGAATACCAATCTTTTTTCTTTATTCTCATCATAACATCTTTCTTTTGAGTCTAAAGAgtttgataaataaataaaaaggtatTTTTTTGTAGAGCTTTGGACTCTTCTGTTTGTGCAGAATTGGAGAGAATCATACAAGTCAAATCGGGTCGTTGTATCATGAGCGAGACAAGTCTTGAGGGGTTCTGCTATACCAGTTCGTGAGTTAAGTCAAAAAACCGCAAGGGGCATCAATATCTTCAAAAAGAGCGAGATATTCGTGCATCAGCCTATTTGTGAAtcatgtttatatttttatttttatttgaatttaattttaaaattttattatttttattttattaaatttactaACAATTTTAAGGAAATTCAATATATGGAGACAATCTCATTGTGGCTAGAATTATTGACAAGTTATCACCATCTTGGAGACAAATCTAGAAGAGCATGCACCACAAACAGAAAGATATGTCTCTTGAAGCTTTAATCACTCAAATTCATGTAGAGGAGGAGGTAAAAGGACAAGATGCAATTCTACAAGAAAATGGTAATACCAATAACAATAATACCAAAAAGGTAAATTTAATTGCTTCCAAATATAATACTTTGCCTAAAGGTCCTTTTCCTAAAAACCCTCAATTAAAACAAAAgaggagaaatatgaaaaataacagCAGACCTCACAAAATGAATAGGGCCAACCctaatcaaaagaatttgaaCCAAGGACCCTCTTACAATCATAACAAGAAAAATAATCATGTACCCCCAAGGTGTGATTCAGGTGATAGTGCAAGTTACGGGAGTgtctctcacgaggtcaggtatTCAAACTCTCCTGAGTTCGTTTCCGCCCCTAAATTCctaaaatttacctccctttggaaCTGTGAGGTCGGCTTCAAGGGGCGCGGGATTAGTCACAtggaccgtaaaatggacacgGGAAAACCCGGTgcgtaataaaaaaataaaaaaacaatcatgtttgttatgtttGTGGCATAAGTGGGCATATTGCCTgagtttccaaattttaaaaatgtgGACATATTCTTCAAGCTAATATAGTTGAGGGACCATTTGCGATGATACTTACTAATATAAATATGGTCCATAGTATTGAGGGGCGGTAAGTAGACTCAGGTGTGAATAGACATGTTTGTTATGATAAATCTTAGTTTAAGGTGTACACTCCTTTTAAGGAATCGAAAactatgctaaaaaaaaaaaaaaaaattgagatgaAAGATTCAAGTGAGGCTAATATTATTTTAGGCATGGAAATTACAAGATCGTGCGATGGTATATTTCTTGATCAGTCACATTACATTGAAacttttttgaataaatatggcTATAATATTTGCAAGCATGTCACTACTCCTTTTGATTCAAGTAATCACTTATTTCTTGTTAAGAATGAAAATGGAGTGGTTAATTAAGAGGAATATAATAGCATTATTGGTAGCCTGAGGTATGCAACTGATTTAATTAGACCTGACATTGTATATGCAGTAGGAGTACTTAGTAGATTTTTTAGCAAACCAGGTAAAGAACATTGGAATGCTTTTGAACGtgtaatgaaatatttatttGGTACCAAAAAATTATTGCTTATTTTTTACTAAGTATCATGTTGTGCTTGAAGGTTTTTGTGATGCTGATTGGAATACTTTGTCAAGTGATTCTCTCTCTACCAttggttatatttttactttaggtaATAGTTGTATTTGCTGGAAATCTAAAAAAAAGCAATAATTGTTAACTCAACTATGAAAGCTAAGCTTAATGATTTAGCATCAGCTAGTGAAGAAGCAAGTTGGTTAAGAGATATGTTATAAAAACCAATGCCACCTATCGTAATTAATTGTGATAGTACTGCGACATTTGGCAGAGTAAATAACCGTTATTATTGAAGGGGCCTGCTgcagaatagccctaagatctggttgtagtgcatacggataaccaaaaaaaaaaaaaacaatcttgCATACCCAGATTAAACAAAAATTCGATCTTGCGAATCCTAATTTCGTGATTAGGATCATACCTATGAGATCTCTCTAATTTTATCTCGAATCTGCAAGCACGAAGAGGAACTCGTGGATCCACGAGATCAAAGAATAACTCTTGATGACGACCAAGGATCTTCTACAATATTCCTCTAACACGCCTTGCTCCTCAGAGAGTGGGCTCATCAGCAGTGGCTAGGGTTTGCTTCTCCCGAAGATGTCTGCCTCTATGTGTGCATTTTCATCTCACCCTCGCCGCTAAATGGAGCACGTGTATCTAGGCTATAGCAGGGACCTCTAGGCAAATATGACTAGAGCTTccaacgtaattaagaattcctaatccgacctGAATTAATCGttaattatgttaattacaattcataccactaaagaattataattgcttATTTATTAGAAAttttgagctcctattattaaatggtTATTTATCTTCCCATGTAAAAATTACAGATACccgtcaattaaattaaattactgacaatttaattaattgacatattaattcatTGAGACCTTctacttaacttatttgatgtgttagattcaaaatccacttgcagagtttgacacaatcaaaacttataagcttcctccaAGGGTATCATCAATCAATCTCGTTACCAagatgtggattccatcaataattaatgttcaccatacacttaatgtcattacccaactcactgagtttattgacccataaagaatcttaCTCTTCTATGAGTGTCCAATGAACATATCAAGATTAACAACATCAGTgctcataataatcatgaggtattaagtgttttatatagttagtataaaaacaattacctcaATACAGTCATGTTCAATATACACAAAGTGTACTAGAACAAGGAGTGggaactataccattccccaTAGTCAAGGCAGATcaacctattaaaaccttgtactacagtcctaccaatggggtgtccaattccatttaaagactataaaaaataaacctatattctataagaattgatgatctaatcttctatatgtaagtcgtac includes:
- the LOC131156159 gene encoding inorganic phosphate transporter 1-4; translated protein: MGKEQLQVLNALDVAKTQWYHFTAIVIAGMGFFTDAYDLFCISLVTKLLGRIYYHVDGEAKPGILPPNVSAAVNGVAFCGTLSGQLFFGWLGDKLGRKKVYGMTLMLMVICSVASGLSFGRDPKTVMATLCFFRFWLGFGIGGDYPLSATIMSEYANKKTRGAFIAAVFAMQGFGIMAGGVFAILISAAFKAWFPAPAYEVNAAASTVPQADYVWRIILMVGALPAALTYYWRMKMPETARYTALVAKNAKQAAADMSKVLQVDIEAEPQKVENAAHKKSYGLLSKKFLCRHGLHFLGTTSTWFLLDIAFYSQNLFQKDIFSAIGWIPSASTMNAIEEVYRIARAQTLIALCSTVPGYWFTVALIDKIGRFVIQLMGFFFMTVFMFALAIPYDHWTHKENRIGFVIMYSLTFFFANFGPNATTFVVPAEIFPARLRSTCHGISAASGKAGAMVGAFGFLYLAQNQDKAKADAGYPAGIGVRNSLIVLGVVNLLGMLFTFLVPEPNGRSLEEISGEQEDDEDA